A genomic window from Pseudonocardia broussonetiae includes:
- a CDS encoding 5-formyltetrahydrofolate cyclo-ligase, with protein sequence MTARTDDHEPPTKSDWRRRILGARRALDPSVRAARAEALTRHALALAATTGGPVCAHLPIGTEPWSPAGVDALHRAGHEVLLPVVTAGPGPLEWARYDGPDSLVPGPIGLREPSGARLGPAAVARARLLLVPGLAADRAGVRLGRGAGHYDRTLPLVATGTPIVIVLDDDELVDVLPAEPHDHPMTAALRPGAGHTLLGKKG encoded by the coding sequence GTGACGGCACGCACCGACGATCACGAGCCGCCCACGAAAAGTGACTGGCGACGCCGGATCCTGGGCGCGCGCCGCGCGCTGGACCCCTCCGTGCGGGCCGCCCGCGCCGAGGCCCTCACCCGCCACGCCCTCGCGCTGGCCGCCACGACCGGCGGGCCCGTCTGCGCCCACCTCCCGATCGGCACGGAGCCGTGGTCGCCCGCGGGGGTCGACGCCCTGCACCGCGCCGGGCACGAGGTGCTGCTGCCGGTGGTGACGGCCGGGCCGGGCCCGCTCGAATGGGCCCGCTACGACGGCCCCGACTCGCTCGTGCCGGGGCCGATCGGCCTGCGCGAACCGTCAGGTGCCCGTCTGGGCCCCGCGGCGGTCGCGCGCGCCCGGCTGCTGCTCGTGCCGGGGCTGGCGGCCGACCGCGCCGGCGTGCGCCTGGGCCGCGGTGCCGGGCACTACGACCGCACGTTGCCCCTGGTGGCCACGGGTACGCCGATCGTGATCGTGCTCGACGACGACGAGCTCGTGGACGTCCTGCCCGCCGAACCGCACGACCACCCCATGACCGCGGCCCTGCGACCGGGCGCAGGCCACACGCTCCTCGGGAAGAAGGGGTGA
- a CDS encoding FmdB family zinc ribbon protein: MPTYQYACTACDHRFEAVQSFSDSSLTECPECSGSLRKVFSSVGIVFKGSGFYRTDSRAGAVPNGDSKPAGGSSESSGSEKKSTESTTATKSDSGSSTSSTGTPAAAAAKS, from the coding sequence GTGCCCACCTACCAGTACGCCTGCACCGCCTGCGACCACCGCTTCGAGGCCGTCCAGTCGTTCTCCGACTCGTCGCTGACCGAGTGCCCGGAGTGCTCGGGTTCGCTGCGCAAGGTCTTCTCCTCCGTCGGGATCGTGTTCAAGGGGAGCGGCTTCTACCGCACCGACAGCCGCGCCGGGGCCGTGCCCAACGGCGACAGCAAGCCTGCGGGCGGCTCCTCCGAGAGCTCGGGCTCCGAGAAGAAGTCGACCGAGAGCACCACCGCCACGAAGAGCGACTCCGGTTCGTCCACATCCTCCACCGGCACCCCGGCGGCCGCGGCCGCCAAGAGCTGA
- the mscL gene encoding large-conductance mechanosensitive channel protein MscL, giving the protein MIKGFKDFILRGNVVDLAVAVVIGTAFAAIVSAFTDGIVQPLINAVSPPESAGLGFSLVPGKESTYIDFSAVITAAINFLIVAAVVYFVIVLPLNTLKERRKRGQEAGPAEPTDVELLAEIRDLLRAQGDRTDEGTPRV; this is encoded by the coding sequence ATGATCAAGGGATTCAAGGACTTCATCCTGCGCGGCAACGTCGTCGACCTCGCGGTCGCCGTCGTCATCGGCACGGCGTTCGCGGCGATCGTCTCCGCGTTCACCGACGGGATCGTCCAGCCGCTGATCAACGCCGTGTCGCCACCGGAGAGCGCGGGCCTCGGCTTCTCCCTCGTGCCCGGCAAGGAGAGCACCTACATCGACTTCTCCGCCGTGATCACCGCGGCGATCAACTTCCTGATCGTCGCCGCGGTCGTCTACTTCGTGATCGTCCTGCCGCTGAACACGCTCAAGGAGCGGCGGAAGAGGGGCCAGGAGGCCGGCCCGGCCGAGCCCACCGATGTCGAACTGCTGGCCGAGATCCGCGACCTGCTCCGCGCCCAGGGCGACCGGACCGACGAGGGGACACCGAGGGTCTGA
- a CDS encoding MogA/MoaB family molybdenum cofactor biosynthesis protein, with amino-acid sequence MAGPQIGRALVVIVDDRVSHGEHEDSIGPLVTELLEEARLVVDAAVVVPGDPVAIRNALNTAVIGGVDLVVTVGGTGVSPRDVTADATAGVLDRPIPGIAEAIRASGLAAGAVDAGLSRGLVGVSGSTLVVNLAPSRAAVRDGMATLTPLVAHVIAELSGLD; translated from the coding sequence ATGGCGGGACCCCAGATCGGTCGTGCACTGGTCGTGATCGTCGACGACCGCGTGAGCCACGGCGAGCACGAGGACAGCATCGGCCCGCTGGTCACCGAGCTGCTCGAGGAGGCCCGACTCGTCGTCGACGCTGCCGTGGTCGTGCCGGGCGACCCGGTCGCCATCCGCAACGCGCTCAACACCGCGGTGATCGGCGGGGTCGACCTCGTCGTCACCGTCGGCGGCACCGGCGTGTCGCCGCGCGACGTCACCGCCGACGCCACCGCGGGCGTGCTGGACCGCCCGATCCCGGGCATCGCCGAGGCCATCCGCGCGTCCGGGCTGGCGGCCGGTGCGGTCGACGCCGGGCTGTCGCGCGGGCTGGTCGGGGTCTCGGGGAGCACGCTCGTGGTCAACCTGGCGCCGTCGCGGGCGGCCGTGCGTGACGGCATGGCCACGCTGACGCCGCTGGTGGCCCACGTGATCGCCGAGCTGTCCGGGCTGGACTAG
- a CDS encoding NAD-dependent epimerase/dehydratase family protein has protein sequence MRILITGGAGFIGSHVADHLATDGHEVVVLDALLPQAHDGAPAWTNDHEFVEGDVRDPDLLARLLPGVDAVCHQAAMVGHGVDPSDAPEYASHNDLGTAVLLAAMHAAGSGRLVLAGSMVVYGEGAYTCGEHGPVRPGPRRFADLDAGRFEPPCPHCGAPLEPGLVGEDAPLDPRSTYAATKLAQEHLASAWARQTGGTVWSLRYHNVYGPRMPRDTPYAGVASIFRSALERGEAPRVLEDGRQRRDFVHVTDVAAANALALGTDPAEGTLVPVNVCSGEPHTIGDLAAALAAAIDGPAPVVVGGARPGDVRHVVADPARARELLGFRARTGFAEGVTAFATAPLRSPAGR, from the coding sequence GTGCGCATCCTGATCACGGGCGGGGCGGGCTTCATCGGCTCGCACGTCGCCGACCACCTCGCCACCGACGGCCACGAGGTCGTCGTGCTCGACGCCCTGCTCCCGCAGGCGCACGACGGCGCCCCGGCCTGGACGAACGACCACGAGTTCGTCGAGGGCGACGTCCGCGACCCCGACCTGCTCGCCCGCCTGCTGCCCGGCGTCGACGCGGTGTGCCACCAGGCGGCGATGGTCGGGCACGGCGTCGACCCCTCCGACGCCCCGGAGTACGCGAGCCACAACGACCTCGGCACGGCGGTGCTGCTGGCCGCGATGCACGCCGCCGGCAGCGGGCGCCTCGTGCTGGCCGGGTCGATGGTCGTGTACGGCGAGGGGGCCTACACCTGCGGCGAGCACGGCCCGGTCCGGCCGGGCCCGCGCCGCTTCGCCGACCTCGACGCCGGGCGCTTCGAGCCGCCGTGCCCGCACTGCGGCGCGCCGCTGGAGCCCGGGCTCGTCGGCGAGGACGCCCCGCTCGACCCCCGCTCCACCTACGCCGCGACGAAGCTCGCGCAGGAGCACCTGGCGTCGGCGTGGGCGCGCCAGACCGGCGGGACGGTCTGGTCGCTGCGCTACCACAACGTCTACGGCCCGCGGATGCCCCGCGACACCCCCTACGCCGGCGTGGCGTCGATCTTCCGGTCGGCGCTGGAGCGCGGCGAGGCCCCGCGCGTGCTGGAGGACGGGCGGCAGCGGCGCGACTTCGTGCACGTCACCGACGTGGCCGCGGCCAACGCGCTCGCCCTGGGCACCGACCCCGCGGAGGGGACGCTCGTGCCGGTCAACGTGTGCTCCGGCGAGCCGCACACCATCGGCGACCTCGCCGCCGCGCTGGCCGCCGCGATCGACGGCCCGGCCCCGGTCGTCGTCGGCGGCGCGCGCCCCGGCGACGTGCGGCACGTCGTCGCCGACCCGGCCCGCGCCCGCGAGCTGCTCGGCTTCCGCGCCCGCACGGGATTCGCCGAGGGCGTCACGGCCTTCGCCACCGCCCCGCTGCGCTCCCCCGCCGGGCGCTAG
- a CDS encoding sensor histidine kinase → MIAWLLASVPLAVAFSVPVALLGGLLLARMRRRSLTAAVTVLVLVPVVATLTGLIGVSGFMYTPQLAGFLVVCAVVAAVTVPAAMMLGRGIANDVMWLHEAHDAERAAEASRRELVTWISHDLRTPLAGIRAMSEALTDGVVSDPGDVAEYARRIRGETVRLSGMVDDLFQLSRITSGALTLTLAAVPLHEVVSEAVAVEAVAAARKGVRVEAARDCRWPVVRGSDPELARVVRNLLSNAIRHTPPAGSVVVAAGVSGDRGWLRVDDACGGIPDAELDRVFDVAFRGEGARTPGDGSHGGLGLAIARGLVTAHSGEIEARNHGPGCRFEVRLPLA, encoded by the coding sequence GTGATCGCCTGGCTGCTCGCCTCGGTGCCGCTGGCGGTGGCGTTCTCGGTGCCGGTGGCGCTGCTGGGCGGCCTGCTGCTGGCGCGGATGCGGCGCCGCTCGCTCACCGCCGCCGTCACCGTGCTCGTGCTGGTGCCCGTCGTCGCCACGCTGACCGGGCTGATCGGCGTCAGCGGGTTCATGTACACCCCGCAGCTCGCGGGGTTCCTCGTCGTCTGCGCGGTGGTCGCGGCGGTGACCGTGCCCGCGGCGATGATGCTGGGGCGCGGGATCGCGAACGACGTCATGTGGCTGCACGAGGCCCACGACGCCGAGCGGGCGGCCGAGGCGTCGCGGCGCGAGCTCGTGACCTGGATCAGCCACGACCTGCGCACGCCGCTCGCCGGCATCCGCGCGATGAGCGAGGCGCTGACCGACGGCGTCGTCAGCGACCCCGGGGACGTGGCCGAGTACGCGCGGCGGATCCGCGGCGAGACCGTGCGCCTGTCCGGGATGGTCGACGACCTGTTCCAGCTCTCGCGGATCACCTCCGGCGCGCTGACGCTGACGCTCGCGGCGGTGCCGCTGCACGAGGTCGTGTCGGAGGCCGTGGCCGTCGAGGCGGTGGCGGCGGCGCGCAAGGGCGTGCGCGTGGAGGCCGCGCGGGACTGCCGCTGGCCGGTGGTGCGCGGCAGCGATCCCGAGCTCGCCCGGGTCGTGCGCAACCTGCTGTCCAACGCGATCCGGCACACGCCGCCCGCCGGGTCGGTCGTCGTGGCGGCCGGGGTGAGCGGCGACCGCGGCTGGCTGCGCGTCGACGACGCCTGCGGCGGCATCCCCGATGCCGAGCTCGACCGCGTCTTCGACGTCGCCTTCCGCGGCGAGGGCGCCCGCACCCCCGGCGACGGCTCGCACGGCGGGCTCGGGCTGGCCATCGCCCGCGGGCTGGTCACGGCGCACAGCGGCGAGATCGAGGCGCGCAACCACGGCCCCGGCTGCCGCTTCGAGGTGCGGCTCCCGCTGGCCTGA
- a CDS encoding response regulator transcription factor, with protein MNDRPLALVVDDDVTVRDVVSRYLDRAGYRVDVAGDGESALRAVAGRVPDVVVLDLMLPRLGGLEVCRRLRSGSVGVPIVMLTALGEEEDRVLGLELGADDYVTKPFSPRELVLRVASVLRRSRERPVRETGIDPVVDGALRVDIPGRRASVGERELALTVREFDLLAFLVRRRGQVFTRAELLERVWGWDFGDQSTVTVHVRRLREKIEDDPTSPVRIATVWGVGYRYDGAP; from the coding sequence ATGAACGACCGCCCGCTCGCGCTGGTCGTGGACGACGACGTCACCGTCCGCGACGTCGTCAGCCGCTACCTCGACCGCGCGGGCTACCGCGTCGACGTCGCCGGGGACGGGGAGTCGGCGCTGCGCGCGGTGGCCGGCCGCGTGCCCGACGTCGTCGTCCTCGACCTCATGCTGCCGCGCCTGGGCGGGCTGGAGGTGTGCCGGCGGCTGCGGAGCGGGTCGGTCGGCGTCCCGATCGTCATGCTCACCGCGCTCGGCGAGGAGGAGGACCGCGTCCTGGGCCTGGAGCTGGGCGCCGACGACTACGTGACGAAGCCGTTCAGCCCGCGCGAGCTCGTGCTGCGCGTGGCGTCGGTGCTGCGGCGCTCGCGGGAGCGGCCGGTGCGCGAGACCGGGATCGACCCCGTCGTCGACGGTGCGCTGCGCGTCGACATCCCCGGCCGCCGCGCGTCGGTGGGGGAGCGCGAGCTCGCGCTGACCGTCCGCGAGTTCGACCTGCTCGCCTTCCTCGTGCGCCGCCGCGGGCAGGTGTTCACCCGCGCCGAGCTGCTCGAACGCGTGTGGGGCTGGGACTTCGGCGACCAGTCGACCGTCACCGTCCACGTCCGCAGGCTGCGCGAGAAGATCGAGGACGACCCGACGTCGCCGGTGCGGATCGCGACGGTGTGGGGCGTGGGCTACCGCTACGACGGCGCGCCGTGA
- a CDS encoding glycosyltransferase family 2 protein, translated as MRLPVDVVLPCLDEAQALPGVIRALPPGFRALVVDNGSRDGTPEIALAHGARVVHEARRGYGAAVHAGLEAATSDVVAFLDADGSLDPAELPGMVGLLDGADLVAGRRRPQGRGAWPWHARAGNAAISALLRRRGVAVHDIAPVRVARRTALLDLGVTDRAFGYPLELLVRAGAAGWRITEVDVGYRPRTGGRSKVSGSVRGTVRAARDMAGVLR; from the coding sequence ATGCGGCTCCCCGTCGACGTCGTCCTCCCGTGCCTCGACGAGGCGCAGGCCCTGCCCGGGGTGATCCGGGCGCTGCCGCCCGGTTTCCGGGCGCTCGTGGTCGACAACGGCTCGCGTGACGGCACCCCGGAGATCGCGCTCGCGCACGGCGCGCGGGTGGTGCACGAGGCGCGCCGGGGCTACGGCGCGGCCGTGCACGCCGGGCTGGAGGCGGCCACGTCCGACGTCGTCGCGTTCCTCGACGCCGACGGCTCGCTCGACCCCGCCGAGCTGCCAGGCATGGTCGGGCTGCTCGACGGCGCCGACCTCGTCGCGGGGCGGCGCCGGCCGCAGGGCCGCGGCGCGTGGCCGTGGCACGCCCGCGCCGGCAACGCCGCGATCTCCGCGCTGCTGCGCCGCCGCGGCGTCGCCGTGCACGACATCGCGCCGGTCCGTGTGGCCCGGCGCACCGCGCTGCTCGACCTCGGCGTCACCGACCGCGCCTTCGGCTACCCCCTGGAGCTGCTGGTGCGGGCCGGGGCCGCCGGGTGGCGGATCACCGAGGTCGACGTCGGGTACCGCCCGCGGACCGGGGGCCGCTCGAAGGTGTCGGGGTCGGTCCGCGGCACCGTGCGGGCCGCGCGGGACATGGCCGGTGTGCTCCGGTGA
- a CDS encoding TIGR04282 family arsenosugar biosynthesis glycosyltransferase has protein sequence MTGPAVLVLAKAPEPGLVKTRLCPPLTPEQAADLAAAALLDSLAAASGVPGGAPVAVLTGDPARAARGPAVRAALAAVAVLAQRGDGLGARIAAAHADAAALLPGRPTLQIGMDTPQVTAGLLADAAARLAGVDAVLGPASDGGWWALGLRDPGAAALVAGVPTSRDDTGARTLAALRAGGLRVALLPELSDVDTIDDAHAVAALAPATRFAAAVGRLPVPAGRA, from the coding sequence GTGACGGGACCGGCCGTCCTCGTCCTCGCCAAGGCCCCCGAACCCGGTCTCGTCAAGACCCGCCTGTGCCCGCCGCTCACGCCGGAGCAGGCCGCCGACCTGGCCGCCGCCGCGCTGCTCGACAGCCTCGCCGCGGCGTCGGGGGTGCCCGGCGGCGCGCCGGTGGCCGTGCTCACCGGCGATCCGGCCCGCGCCGCCCGGGGCCCCGCCGTCCGAGCCGCGCTGGCCGCGGTGGCCGTGCTCGCGCAGCGCGGCGACGGCCTCGGCGCGCGCATCGCCGCCGCCCACGCCGACGCCGCGGCGCTGCTGCCGGGCCGGCCCACCCTGCAGATCGGGATGGACACCCCGCAGGTCACCGCCGGCCTGCTCGCCGACGCGGCCGCGCGCCTGGCGGGCGTCGACGCCGTGCTCGGCCCGGCGTCGGACGGCGGCTGGTGGGCGCTGGGCCTGCGCGACCCGGGCGCGGCCGCGCTCGTCGCCGGCGTCCCGACCTCGCGCGACGACACCGGCGCCCGCACCCTGGCGGCCCTGCGCGCGGGTGGGCTGCGCGTGGCCCTGCTGCCGGAGCTGTCCGACGTCGACACGATCGACGACGCGCACGCTGTCGCCGCGCTGGCCCCCGCCACCCGGTTCGCCGCCGCCGTCGGCCGCCTGCCCGTCCCGGCCGGACGCGCGTGA